In Pseudonocardia sp. C8, one genomic interval encodes:
- a CDS encoding helix-turn-helix domain containing protein, producing MLVEGPEIQVTPVGALTRQLDDHQVQQLIKGYEAGATVYELGDQFGIERRTVSAILHRHGVAMRRRGLSDEQIDDAVRLYHQGWSLARIGDRMGVAAGTVRQRLHEHGVTMRDTQGQPGAGAV from the coding sequence GTGCTGGTCGAAGGTCCAGAGATCCAGGTCACGCCCGTTGGCGCCCTCACCCGGCAGCTCGATGACCATCAAGTGCAGCAACTGATCAAGGGCTACGAGGCCGGCGCGACCGTCTACGAGCTGGGTGACCAGTTCGGTATCGAGCGTCGCACCGTCAGCGCGATCCTCCACCGCCACGGCGTAGCGATGCGTCGACGTGGCCTATCCGACGAGCAGATCGACGACGCGGTTCGGCTCTACCACCAAGGGTGGTCGCTGGCCCGGATCGGTGACCGCATGGGCGTCGCCGCCGGCACCGTGCGCCAACGGCTGCACGAGCACGGTGTCACGATGCGGGACACCCAGGGGCAGCCCGGGGCAGGTGCGGTCTGA